A window from Maribacter dokdonensis DSW-8 encodes these proteins:
- a CDS encoding sugar nucleotide-binding protein, which produces MKIDTKKILIIGASGFIGNAIYKELCNYFDTYGTYCHAANSYSSNKQFVQYNVEEDDIVEVLEEIKPQIIISALRGNFAALVIAHDHMVKYVAEEKCKLYFISSANVFDAYSKYPSYEMDKTLSESVYGRLKIKIENMLLRLPKEKMAILRVPMVFGNASPRIKAMKKSIIENESVEVFPNLILNVTNDDKLTQQIHYLINRNKTGIYHLGSNDLTHHEDFIKEILERVGNFNPIIKRVYTTNEDRYLAVLPKTNKLPKNLQFTFQDIIDHHVLN; this is translated from the coding sequence TTGAAAATAGATACAAAGAAAATACTGATTATTGGCGCAAGTGGCTTCATAGGTAATGCTATATACAAAGAACTTTGTAATTACTTCGATACTTATGGCACTTATTGTCATGCGGCAAATTCATATTCATCTAACAAACAATTTGTTCAATACAATGTTGAAGAAGATGATATTGTTGAAGTTTTAGAAGAGATAAAGCCTCAAATTATAATTTCTGCCTTGAGAGGAAATTTTGCTGCCTTGGTTATTGCCCATGACCATATGGTCAAGTATGTCGCTGAAGAAAAGTGTAAGCTCTATTTTATTTCATCTGCGAATGTATTTGACGCCTACAGTAAATACCCTTCTTATGAAATGGACAAAACATTATCTGAGAGTGTATATGGCAGACTAAAAATAAAGATTGAAAATATGCTTCTTAGATTGCCAAAAGAAAAAATGGCAATTCTACGGGTCCCTATGGTTTTTGGTAACGCATCGCCAAGAATCAAGGCAATGAAAAAATCTATTATAGAAAATGAATCGGTAGAAGTTTTTCCTAATTTGATATTAAATGTGACGAATGATGATAAGCTTACTCAACAAATTCACTACCTTATTAATAGAAATAAAACGGGTATTTATCACTTAGGCAGTAATGACCTTACCCATCATGAAGATTTTATAAAAGAAATATTAGAACGCGTAGGCAATTTTAACCCTATAATTAAAAGAGTTTATACTACCAATGAGGATAGATATTTAGCCGTACTTCCAAAAACAAATAAGTTACCCAAAAATTTACAATTTACTTTTCAAGATATTATTGACCATCATGTTTTAAATTAA
- a CDS encoding 4a-hydroxytetrahydrobiopterin dehydratase, translating into MEKFTDQQIADYLGQLDGWEYVDGAIETTFEFKNFKEAFSVMTRIAFECEAQGHHPDWSNVYNTLNIRLNTHDANGVTEKDFVLARTIEDIIESEF; encoded by the coding sequence ATGGAAAAATTTACAGATCAACAAATAGCAGACTATTTAGGTCAACTTGACGGATGGGAGTATGTGGATGGAGCCATAGAAACCACCTTTGAATTTAAAAATTTTAAAGAAGCGTTTTCAGTGATGACACGTATTGCTTTTGAATGTGAGGCTCAAGGCCATCACCCAGATTGGAGCAATGTTTATAACACATTGAACATTCGCTTAAACACCCATGATGCCAATGGTGTCACGGAAAAAGATTTTGTTTTAGCTAGAACTATAGAAGATATTATAGAAAGTGAATTTTAA
- a CDS encoding T9SS type A sorting domain-containing protein, whose translation WGGGAQYPIEADALRVQVYSDGGTDLVSIHLRGRGGVSGYVDDSSTATKATLVQYLPVSSISSKTSESPGNGMVVYPNPAVDETSVSFDFPTTVGTIRIFDVTGRLVQTIKGGPIDDRGLPISVRDMPEGVYFVKTTDTAGVEFQQKMLIQRQ comes from the coding sequence AATGGGGCGGTGGCGCTCAGTACCCTATCGAGGCGGATGCGCTCCGGGTGCAGGTGTACAGTGACGGCGGCACGGATCTCGTGAGTATCCATTTGCGCGGCCGTGGTGGCGTTTCGGGGTATGTGGACGACAGTTCCACCGCCACGAAGGCGACGCTGGTACAGTACCTTCCGGTATCGTCCATATCCTCCAAAACGAGTGAGAGCCCTGGCAACGGTATGGTCGTTTACCCGAACCCTGCCGTTGATGAAACATCGGTAAGTTTCGATTTCCCGACCACTGTAGGTACCATTCGGATATTCGATGTAACGGGTAGGTTGGTTCAGACCATCAAAGGTGGGCCGATCGACGATAGGGGTTTACCTATAAGTGTAAGGGATATGCCGGAGGGGGTGTATTTTGTAAAAACAACCGATACAGCAGGTGTTGAGTTCCAACAGAAAATGTTGATCCAACGGCAATAG
- the thrA gene encoding bifunctional aspartate kinase/homoserine dehydrogenase I, translating into MKVLKFGGSSVAKPENIVKIKNIISKYNDPIILVVSAFGGVTDLLLQAGSLASAQDQKYKEILHTLEERHLATVKELIPVTTQSKVLSKVKSEFNVLETLLEGAYFIGEITPKLSDKIVSYGELLSSYIISEYLINEKLDAVFKDSRELIITHKLNGKNVVNFTKTNANCEEFFNSSKKQVSVCPGFIATSEEGISTTLGRGGSDYTAAIYAAAVDADILEIWTDVSGMYTANPKMVKQAKAIPHISYEEAMELSHFGAKVLYPPTIQPVLSKGISIVIKNTFSPEEKGTLITKSKNEKGKTVRGISHIGNIALLSLEGPGMVGIPGISKRFFEVLSQADISVVLITQASSEHSICVGISANDVEKAISIVNEAFEYEIERGRIKTVIPESDLAIVALVGDNMKSHQGLSGKMFSTLGKNNVNIRVIAQGASERNISCIIDEKDVKKALNALHEEFFEENIKQLNLFVMGVGNVGAKFLEQIREQRKFLKENLKLNIRVIGMSNSRTMLFDEKGIDLNDWATKLANGEKADKVKFLALVNSLNYRNSIFVDNTASEEVSKTYSEYLGNSISVVTCNKIACSSEFENYSHLKSLARTYNAPFLFETNVGAGLPIIDTLKHLIASGDKILKIQAVLSGSLNFVFNNFNDQTTFHDVVKQAQEEGYTEPDPKIDLSGVDVMRKILILARESGNQLEISDIKNNPFLPEESLNTDNNEDFFASLIKHEPHFQSLFSSAKKSDSKLKYVAQFDDGKASVGLQEIPKGHDFYNLEGSDNIVLFYTERYPNQPMIIKGAGAGAAVTASGIFADIIRIGNF; encoded by the coding sequence ATGAAAGTTCTAAAATTCGGTGGTTCATCTGTAGCCAAGCCTGAAAATATAGTTAAAATTAAAAATATAATCTCTAAATATAACGACCCTATAATTTTGGTTGTTTCAGCTTTTGGAGGAGTAACAGATTTATTATTGCAAGCCGGTTCTTTGGCATCTGCACAAGATCAGAAATACAAAGAAATACTACATACATTAGAAGAAAGACATTTAGCTACGGTTAAAGAGTTAATTCCCGTTACTACTCAAAGTAAGGTGCTTAGCAAAGTAAAAAGCGAATTCAATGTGCTTGAAACACTACTTGAGGGCGCTTACTTTATTGGAGAAATAACACCTAAATTATCTGACAAAATAGTAAGTTACGGTGAACTTCTTTCTTCATATATCATTAGTGAATATCTAATTAATGAAAAGCTTGATGCCGTTTTTAAGGATAGTAGAGAATTAATAATCACACATAAACTAAACGGTAAAAATGTGGTGAATTTCACCAAAACCAACGCTAATTGCGAGGAATTTTTTAATTCTTCAAAAAAACAGGTTTCAGTTTGCCCAGGTTTTATAGCCACATCAGAAGAAGGCATATCTACTACGTTAGGCCGTGGTGGTTCAGATTATACCGCTGCTATTTATGCTGCTGCGGTAGATGCCGATATATTGGAAATATGGACAGATGTGAGTGGTATGTACACAGCTAACCCAAAAATGGTAAAACAAGCGAAGGCCATTCCGCATATTTCTTATGAAGAAGCAATGGAACTATCGCATTTTGGAGCAAAAGTACTTTATCCTCCAACAATACAGCCCGTTCTATCTAAAGGAATATCCATAGTTATAAAAAACACTTTTAGCCCAGAGGAAAAAGGAACTTTAATAACCAAATCTAAAAACGAAAAAGGTAAAACGGTACGCGGTATTAGCCATATTGGCAACATTGCCCTATTATCTTTAGAAGGTCCAGGTATGGTAGGTATACCAGGAATATCCAAACGTTTTTTCGAAGTACTTTCTCAAGCTGATATAAGTGTTGTTTTAATTACACAAGCATCTTCTGAACATTCTATTTGTGTAGGTATATCTGCCAATGATGTAGAAAAGGCAATTAGTATCGTAAACGAAGCTTTTGAATACGAAATTGAAAGGGGACGCATTAAAACGGTTATTCCTGAAAGTGATTTAGCCATTGTTGCCTTAGTGGGTGATAACATGAAAAGTCACCAAGGTCTAAGCGGTAAAATGTTCAGTACTTTAGGTAAAAACAATGTAAATATTAGAGTAATTGCCCAAGGTGCCTCTGAAAGGAATATTTCTTGCATTATTGACGAAAAAGATGTCAAAAAGGCATTAAACGCTTTGCACGAGGAGTTTTTTGAAGAAAACATTAAACAATTGAACCTATTTGTAATGGGTGTTGGTAATGTTGGAGCTAAATTTTTAGAGCAAATTAGAGAGCAACGTAAATTCCTAAAAGAGAATTTAAAATTGAACATTAGGGTTATTGGAATGTCCAACTCTAGAACAATGCTTTTTGATGAAAAAGGAATTGACCTAAATGATTGGGCTACCAAACTTGCGAATGGAGAAAAAGCGGATAAAGTCAAATTCTTAGCCTTAGTAAATAGTCTAAACTACCGAAATAGTATTTTCGTAGATAACACAGCCAGTGAAGAAGTATCAAAAACCTACAGTGAATATCTGGGCAATAGCATATCTGTAGTTACATGTAATAAAATTGCATGTTCATCTGAATTTGAGAACTATTCACATTTAAAATCCTTAGCCAGAACATATAACGCTCCGTTTTTATTTGAAACCAATGTTGGTGCCGGTTTACCAATAATCGATACTCTTAAACATTTGATTGCTTCTGGTGATAAAATATTGAAAATACAAGCTGTTCTTTCTGGTAGTTTAAACTTTGTTTTCAATAATTTCAATGATCAAACTACTTTTCATGATGTGGTGAAACAGGCTCAGGAAGAGGGTTACACAGAACCTGATCCAAAAATTGATTTAAGTGGTGTTGATGTCATGCGCAAAATTTTGATTTTAGCGCGCGAAAGTGGTAATCAACTAGAAATTAGCGATATAAAAAACAATCCGTTTTTACCCGAAGAAAGTTTAAATACTGACAACAATGAAGACTTTTTTGCCTCTTTAATTAAGCATGAGCCACATTTTCAGTCTTTGTTTTCAAGTGCAAAAAAATCCGATAGCAAGCTTAAGTATGTGGCCCAGTTCGATGATGGAAAAGCAAGTGTAGGATTACAGGAAATACCTAAAGGTCATGATTTCTATAATTTAGAAGGTAGTGATAACATTGTTCTTTTCTACACTGAAAGATACCCTAACCAGCCAATGATAATTAAAGGTGCGGGTGCGGGCGCTGCTGTAACGGCCTCGGGAATATTCGCCGATATTATACGAATAGGTAATTTCTAA
- the thrC gene encoding threonine synthase, with protein sequence MKFYSLNNTAPKVSFDTAVVNGIAPDKGLYFPEEITPLPASFFEHIENLTNEEIAFTAIRQFVTEVITDNVLKDILKEVLDFDFPVIDITSNIGTLELFHGPTMAFKDVGARFMAQCLGYFSRASKNEVTVLVATSGDTGGAVANGFLGVDGVKVVILYPSGKVSDIQERQLTTLGQNITALEVDGMFDDCQAMVKNAFLDKELLDNMKLTSANSINVARWLPQLFYFLFAYKQAKSQGKEIIFSVPSGNFGNICAGLMAQRLGMPVKHFIAATNVNDTVPQFMQTKEYSPKPSTATISNAMDVGDPSNFIRIRHLFQDNFDLLKDNLSAYSFTDNETKKALKEINDINGYVADPHGAVGYLGLKKYQELHPNTYGIFLETAHPVKFLDIVEETLDEKLEIPAQIKKVMNKTKASIKIASYEELKSFLLST encoded by the coding sequence TTGAAATTCTATAGTTTAAACAATACTGCACCCAAAGTTTCTTTTGATACCGCCGTTGTCAATGGTATTGCACCAGATAAAGGCTTATATTTTCCAGAAGAAATAACTCCTCTACCAGCTTCGTTTTTTGAGCATATTGAAAATCTTACCAATGAGGAAATCGCTTTTACGGCTATTCGTCAATTTGTAACAGAAGTTATAACAGATAATGTATTGAAGGATATACTAAAAGAGGTGCTAGACTTCGATTTTCCGGTTATTGACATTACTTCCAACATTGGTACATTAGAACTTTTTCATGGTCCAACCATGGCTTTTAAAGATGTTGGCGCTCGTTTTATGGCACAGTGCCTAGGATATTTTTCTAGAGCATCAAAAAATGAAGTAACCGTACTTGTAGCTACATCGGGCGATACCGGTGGCGCAGTTGCTAATGGTTTTCTAGGCGTAGATGGTGTAAAAGTTGTTATACTGTACCCAAGCGGTAAAGTAAGTGACATTCAAGAAAGACAACTGACTACTTTAGGACAAAATATTACGGCACTAGAGGTAGACGGTATGTTCGATGATTGCCAGGCTATGGTAAAAAATGCATTTTTGGATAAGGAACTCCTTGACAACATGAAATTAACTTCTGCTAACTCCATTAATGTTGCACGTTGGTTACCGCAGTTGTTCTATTTTCTTTTTGCCTACAAACAAGCTAAATCCCAAGGTAAGGAAATCATATTCTCAGTCCCTTCCGGCAATTTCGGGAATATCTGTGCAGGGCTAATGGCACAACGTTTAGGCATGCCGGTAAAACACTTTATCGCAGCTACAAATGTAAATGATACCGTGCCCCAATTTATGCAAACCAAAGAATATTCACCAAAGCCGTCTACAGCTACTATCTCTAATGCTATGGACGTTGGAGACCCAAGTAACTTCATTAGAATTAGACACTTGTTTCAGGATAATTTTGATTTGCTAAAGGACAATCTTTCTGCCTACTCTTTTACAGATAACGAAACAAAGAAAGCCTTAAAAGAGATTAATGATATCAATGGTTATGTTGCCGACCCACATGGTGCCGTAGGTTATTTAGGACTAAAAAAATATCAAGAGCTACATCCTAATACTTATGGCATTTTCTTAGAAACCGCTCACCCGGTCAAGTTTTTAGATATTGTTGAGGAAACCCTTGATGAAAAGCTGGAGATTCCTGCACAAATTAAAAAAGTAATGAATAAAACCAAGGCATCCATTAAAATTGCTAGTTATGAGGAACTTAAAAGTTTTCTTTTAAGCACTTAG
- a CDS encoding YebC/PmpR family DNA-binding transcriptional regulator, translated as MGRAFEFRKARKMKRWSAMSKAFTRIGKDIVMAVKEGGPDPDSNSRLRAVIQNAKSVNMPKDNVERAIKRASDKSLGDYKEVLFEGYAPHGIAVLVETATDNNTRTVANVRSYFNKCNGNLGTSGSVEFMFDHTCNFRIPAEGIDPEELELELIDFGAEEVFVDDDGILIYGPFESFGALQKELENRDIEILSSGFERIPQVTKKLNEEEAADVEKLLEKLEEDDDVQNVYHSMEE; from the coding sequence ATGGGAAGAGCTTTTGAATTTAGAAAAGCACGTAAAATGAAAAGATGGTCGGCAATGTCAAAAGCCTTTACTCGTATAGGTAAAGACATTGTAATGGCCGTAAAAGAAGGTGGACCAGATCCAGACTCCAATTCCAGACTAAGAGCCGTCATACAAAACGCGAAATCTGTCAACATGCCTAAAGACAATGTTGAACGCGCTATAAAAAGAGCTAGTGACAAAAGTCTTGGTGACTATAAGGAAGTTCTTTTTGAAGGGTATGCACCTCACGGCATTGCTGTTTTAGTAGAAACCGCAACTGATAATAATACAAGAACGGTTGCCAATGTTAGAAGTTATTTTAATAAATGTAATGGTAACTTAGGTACTTCTGGCTCTGTTGAATTTATGTTCGACCATACTTGTAATTTTAGAATACCTGCAGAAGGTATTGACCCAGAGGAATTGGAACTGGAATTGATCGATTTTGGAGCAGAAGAAGTCTTTGTTGATGACGATGGAATTCTAATCTACGGACCTTTCGAAAGCTTTGGAGCTTTACAAAAAGAATTGGAAAACCGTGATATAGAAATTTTATCATCTGGATTTGAAAGAATTCCACAAGTCACTAAAAAGTTAAACGAGGAAGAAGCTGCAGACGTAGAAAAGCTCTTAGAAAAACTAGAAGAGGATGATGATGTACAGAATGTATATCATTCAATGGAAGAATAA
- the gcvT gene encoding glycine cleavage system aminomethyltransferase GcvT, with amino-acid sequence MKNTALTSTHESLGAKMVPFAGYNMPVSYEGVNAEHETVRNGVGVFDVSHMGEFLISGPTALDLIQKVTSNDASKLTIGRAQYSCLPNENGGIVDDLIVYRIKEEQYLLVVNASNIEKDWMHISSYNAEFKADMRDISEGYSLLAIQGPKAVEAMQSLTSVNLSDIKFYHFEVSDFAGIENVIISATGYTGSGGFEIYCKNEEVKQIWDKVFEAGANFGIKPIGLAARDTLRLEMGYCLYGNDINDTTSPFEAGLGWITKFTKDFVNSEALQKEKQQGPERKLVAFELDERGIPRQGYDIVDGNGKTIGEVTSGTMSPSMGTGIGLGYVPPIFSEIGSKINIQIRKNAIPATIVKLPFYKSK; translated from the coding sequence ATGAAAAATACTGCGCTTACTTCAACTCATGAATCTCTTGGTGCCAAAATGGTTCCTTTTGCCGGTTACAACATGCCTGTTTCTTACGAAGGTGTAAATGCTGAACATGAAACTGTTCGTAACGGTGTTGGGGTTTTCGATGTATCACATATGGGCGAATTTTTAATCTCTGGTCCTACTGCCTTAGATTTAATACAAAAAGTAACTTCAAATGATGCATCTAAGTTAACCATAGGCAGAGCTCAATATAGCTGCTTACCAAATGAAAATGGCGGTATTGTTGACGACCTTATTGTATATCGCATAAAAGAAGAACAATATCTTTTAGTCGTAAATGCATCCAATATTGAAAAAGATTGGATGCATATTTCCTCTTATAATGCAGAATTTAAGGCAGATATGAGAGACATATCTGAAGGTTATTCGCTTTTGGCCATACAGGGTCCAAAAGCCGTAGAGGCAATGCAGTCCCTAACCTCCGTGAATTTATCCGATATTAAATTTTATCATTTTGAAGTATCCGATTTTGCTGGAATAGAAAATGTAATCATATCTGCAACGGGCTATACAGGTTCTGGCGGATTTGAAATTTACTGTAAAAATGAAGAAGTAAAACAAATTTGGGACAAAGTTTTTGAAGCTGGGGCCAATTTTGGAATAAAACCAATTGGCTTGGCCGCAAGAGATACCTTAAGATTAGAAATGGGATATTGTCTATATGGAAATGATATTAACGACACTACCTCTCCTTTTGAGGCTGGTTTGGGCTGGATAACCAAATTCACGAAAGACTTTGTTAATTCTGAAGCTTTGCAAAAAGAGAAACAACAGGGTCCTGAACGTAAATTAGTCGCATTTGAATTAGATGAACGTGGCATACCCAGACAAGGCTATGACATTGTTGACGGTAACGGTAAAACCATAGGTGAAGTCACCTCTGGCACTATGTCACCTTCAATGGGAACTGGAATTGGATTAGGCTATGTACCGCCTATTTTCTCCGAAATTGGCAGTAAAATCAACATACAGATCAGAAAAAATGCAATACCTGCCACGATAGTTAAATTACCATTTTACAAAAGTAAATGA
- a CDS encoding homoserine kinase, producing MATNEIKVFCPATVANVSCGFDVLGVALDSVGDEMVVRKVPQKGIKITKLTGQDLPKETLNNVAGVAGNAFLLASDYDGGFEIEIDKKIKPGSGIGSSAASSAGAVWAMNHLLGNPFSKTELVKFAMEGERLASDVAHADNVAPALFGGFTLVRSYSPLDIIDIPAPTELYLTIIHPQIEIKTSDSRKILKTTISMETGIKQWGNVGGLVAGLFKKDYDLIGRSLEDHIVEPIRSILIPGFDEVKKVSLEAGALGSGISGSGPSIFAFSKGKDTALKVGESMKKVYDKIGIDYEIHVSKINTEGVKIL from the coding sequence ATGGCTACAAACGAAATTAAAGTATTTTGCCCTGCAACAGTTGCCAACGTTTCATGCGGATTTGATGTGCTTGGTGTCGCCCTAGACTCGGTCGGTGATGAAATGGTGGTTAGAAAAGTGCCTCAAAAAGGTATTAAAATAACAAAACTTACCGGACAAGATTTACCAAAAGAGACATTGAACAATGTGGCAGGAGTTGCTGGTAACGCATTTCTATTAGCCTCTGATTATGACGGCGGATTTGAAATCGAAATAGACAAAAAAATAAAACCTGGCAGTGGTATAGGTAGTAGCGCTGCTAGTTCTGCAGGTGCTGTTTGGGCCATGAACCACTTATTGGGCAACCCCTTTAGCAAAACTGAATTGGTAAAATTTGCCATGGAAGGTGAACGTTTGGCAAGTGATGTAGCCCACGCAGACAATGTGGCTCCTGCCCTATTTGGCGGTTTCACTTTAGTACGCAGCTATAGTCCGCTAGATATCATTGATATACCGGCTCCAACTGAATTATATTTGACCATAATTCATCCGCAGATAGAAATAAAAACTTCAGATTCCAGAAAGATTTTGAAAACAACTATCTCTATGGAAACAGGAATTAAACAATGGGGAAATGTAGGTGGATTAGTAGCCGGACTTTTCAAAAAAGATTATGATTTAATCGGCCGTTCCCTAGAAGATCATATTGTTGAACCAATACGTTCTATTTTAATTCCGGGGTTTGACGAAGTTAAAAAGGTTTCTTTGGAAGCCGGAGCATTAGGATCTGGTATATCTGGATCAGGACCTTCTATTTTTGCATTCAGCAAAGGAAAAGATACCGCTTTAAAAGTAGGTGAGTCCATGAAAAAAGTCTATGATAAAATTGGAATAGACTACGAAATTCATGTCTCTAAAATAAACACCGAAGGCGTAAAAATTTTATAA
- a CDS encoding glutaminase, which produces MIDYQSVLNAINETASKEKERGKIADYIPELAKVDVNNFGIHLIDNHQNNFSAGDSNELFSIQSISKVLTLSMALGLIGEDVWKRVDVEPSGDPFNHLSLLELENGIPRNPLINPGAIVIADILVSQLKNPKDDFLSFVRQIANDDTIDYDETVALSEKKTGFRNFAAANLLKSYKNLNNDVDAVLDFYFHQCSLAMNCEQLTHVFYVFMNHGKCRRNKTFLTLSQVKRINAIMLTCGFYDEAGEFAFEVGLPGKSGVGGGIVALLPNKFCVATWSPGLNPKGNSKLGMLALEKLTTETELSIF; this is translated from the coding sequence ATGATAGATTACCAAAGTGTTCTAAATGCAATTAATGAAACCGCATCCAAAGAAAAGGAAAGAGGAAAAATTGCAGATTACATACCGGAATTGGCAAAAGTTGATGTTAACAATTTTGGCATACATCTAATTGACAATCATCAAAATAATTTTTCTGCAGGAGATTCAAATGAACTTTTTTCCATACAGAGTATTTCTAAAGTTTTAACACTCTCAATGGCTTTAGGCCTTATTGGGGAAGATGTTTGGAAACGTGTAGATGTTGAACCTTCTGGCGATCCGTTCAATCATTTGTCCCTATTGGAATTGGAAAATGGTATCCCCAGAAATCCATTAATAAATCCTGGGGCAATCGTTATTGCAGATATTCTAGTTTCTCAATTGAAGAACCCTAAAGATGATTTTTTATCCTTCGTACGCCAAATTGCAAATGACGACACCATAGATTATGATGAAACCGTGGCACTTTCCGAAAAGAAAACAGGATTCCGGAATTTTGCGGCCGCCAATCTTTTGAAGTCATATAAAAATTTAAATAATGATGTTGATGCTGTTTTAGACTTCTATTTTCATCAATGCTCCCTTGCCATGAATTGCGAACAACTAACTCATGTTTTTTATGTATTCATGAATCATGGCAAATGCAGAAGAAACAAAACATTTTTAACCTTATCTCAGGTAAAACGTATTAATGCCATAATGCTTACATGTGGCTTTTATGATGAAGCCGGTGAATTTGCATTTGAAGTTGGGCTACCAGGTAAAAGTGGTGTTGGTGGCGGTATCGTAGCCTTACTACCGAACAAATTTTGCGTAGCAACTTGGTCTCCGGGACTAAACCCTAAAGGGAATTCAAAATTAGGTATGCTTGCGCTGGAAAAATTGACTACAGAAACAGAACTTTCCATTTTTTGA
- a CDS encoding bifunctional ADP-dependent NAD(P)H-hydrate dehydratase/NAD(P)H-hydrate epimerase, producing MKLYSAKQIYKADQISIKKEEIGSNELMERAALQLFNWMHLRMQGAPVKIHLFCGIGNNGGDGIALARHLVDHGYNLEVYVINYSEKRSKDFLINLDRLKDRKVWPHFMNSDDELPAIGREDIIVDGIFGIGLNRTPDDWVIKVIQHLNNSQAFILSIDIPSGLFTDQGPENFDAIIKSNYVLSFQTPKLVFFLPETGGFIEQWEVLDIGLDPEYLMQTETEYELIGKNEVLTLYKPREKFGHKGTYGHSLIVGGSYGKIGSVCLSSKAALCAGSGLVTSYVPRIGYTILQTALPEIMVLTDLEEKELTEIKFDIEPSVVGIGMGMGTSDVSIKAFASFLEQNKFPLVIDADALNILSKKKELLKELPEKTILTPHPKELERLIGSWKDDFEKLKKVKEFSKKYNCIVVVKGAHTIVVYNDKGYVNTTGNPGMATAGTGDVLTGVITGLLAQGYPALDASIFGVYLHGRSGDIAVESTGFQSLTASDVIDNLANAYLDLFKLPEQPVTEEENQSNQ from the coding sequence ATGAAATTATATAGCGCAAAACAAATTTATAAAGCAGATCAGATTTCTATAAAAAAGGAGGAAATTGGTAGTAATGAATTAATGGAACGTGCTGCTTTGCAACTTTTTAATTGGATGCATTTGCGTATGCAAGGAGCTCCAGTGAAAATTCATTTATTCTGTGGAATAGGTAATAACGGGGGCGATGGTATTGCGCTGGCCAGACATCTTGTGGATCATGGTTATAATTTAGAAGTATATGTTATCAATTATAGTGAAAAGAGGTCAAAAGACTTTTTAATTAACCTAGATCGATTAAAAGATCGAAAAGTTTGGCCGCATTTTATGAATTCTGATGATGAACTACCGGCAATAGGTAGGGAAGATATCATTGTGGACGGCATTTTTGGAATAGGTTTAAATAGAACACCTGATGATTGGGTGATAAAAGTTATTCAGCACTTAAATAATTCTCAGGCATTTATTCTTTCAATTGATATTCCTTCAGGATTGTTCACTGATCAAGGACCTGAAAATTTTGATGCTATTATAAAATCTAATTATGTATTGAGTTTTCAAACTCCTAAACTAGTTTTCTTTTTGCCGGAAACTGGTGGTTTCATTGAACAATGGGAGGTATTGGATATAGGCTTAGATCCTGAGTATTTAATGCAAACCGAAACGGAATATGAGTTAATAGGGAAGAATGAAGTATTGACATTGTATAAGCCTAGGGAAAAATTTGGACATAAGGGTACCTATGGCCATTCATTAATTGTTGGAGGAAGTTATGGGAAAATAGGTTCCGTTTGTCTTTCGTCTAAGGCTGCTCTTTGTGCCGGTAGCGGGTTGGTCACATCCTATGTCCCCAGAATTGGTTATACTATACTGCAGACCGCATTACCCGAAATAATGGTGTTGACAGATCTTGAAGAAAAAGAACTTACTGAAATTAAGTTTGATATTGAGCCAAGCGTGGTAGGGATAGGAATGGGGATGGGTACAAGCGATGTGTCTATTAAGGCATTTGCAAGTTTCTTAGAGCAAAATAAATTTCCCTTGGTAATTGATGCAGATGCACTTAATATACTTTCTAAAAAGAAAGAACTGTTAAAAGAGCTTCCTGAAAAAACTATTTTAACGCCTCATCCAAAAGAGTTGGAGCGATTGATCGGCAGTTGGAAAGATGACTTTGAAAAGTTGAAAAAAGTAAAGGAGTTTTCAAAAAAATATAATTGTATTGTAGTTGTAAAGGGTGCACACACTATTGTGGTTTATAATGACAAGGGATATGTAAATACCACTGGTAATCCTGGTATGGCTACAGCAGGAACAGGTGATGTGTTAACAGGTGTAATTACAGGGTTGTTGGCGCAAGGTTACCCGGCACTGGATGCTTCAATCTTTGGGGTCTATTTACATGGCAGATCTGGAGATATAGCCGTAGAGTCTACTGGTTTTCAGTCCTTAACCGCTTCAGATGTTATAGATAATTTGGCAAATGCATATTTGGATTTGTTTAAATTGCCAGAACAACCCGTTACGGAAGAAGAAAATCAGTCCAATCAATAA